The following proteins are encoded in a genomic region of Oncorhynchus masou masou isolate Uvic2021 chromosome 32, UVic_Omas_1.1, whole genome shotgun sequence:
- the LOC135526298 gene encoding pre-mRNA-processing factor 19-like, whose product MSLVCAISNEVPEHPCVSPVSNQVFERRLIEKYIAENGVDPMNSQPLSEEQLIDIKVSHPIRPKAPSSTSIPAILKALQDEWDAVMLHSFTLRQQLQTTRQELSHALYQHDAACRVIARLTKEVTAAREALATLKPQAGLVAPQSMPASQPAAGGAGGEPMEVSVQVGMTPEIIQKLQDKATVLTTERKKRGKTVPEELVRAEDLSKYRQVASHAGLHSASVPGILCMDLCPSDTNKVLTGGADKNVVVFDKKEEQIIATLKGHTKKVTSVIYHPSQSVVFSASPDSTIRVWSVTGGNCIQVVRAHEASVTGLSLHATGDYLLSSSEDQYWAFSDIQTGQVLTKVTDEAAGVALTCAQFHPDGLIFGTGTADSQIKIWDLKERTNVANFPGHSGPVTSIAFSENGYYLATGAQDSSVKLWDLRKLKNFKTIALDNNYEVKSLVFDQSGTYLAVGGSDIRVYICKQWSEVLNFSDHSGLVTGLAFGDNAQFLSSAGMDRSLKFYSL is encoded by the exons ATGTCTTTGGTTTGCGCAA TTTCCAATGAGGTCCCCGAGCACCCTTGCGTGTCCCCGGTGTCTAACCAGGTGTTCGAGCGCCGACTGATCGAGAAGTATATTGCAGAGAATGGAGTAGATCCCATGAATAGCCAACCACTGTCGGAAGAGCAACTTATCGATATAAAAG TGTCTCATCCTATCCGACCAAAGGCTCCCTCTTCTACCAGTATCCCTGCCATACTCAAGGCTCTGCAAGATGAGTGG GATGCGGTCATGTTGCACAGTTTCACTCTGAGGCAGCAGCTGCAGACGACTCGCCAGGAGCTCTCTCACGCCCTCTACCAGCATGACGCAGCCTGCAGAGTCATTGCTCGTCTTACCAAGGAGGTCACTGCAGCCAGAGAGG CCCTGGCCACACTCAAGCCCCAAGCCGGATTGGTGGCTCCTCAGTCTATGCCTGCCTCTCAGCCAGCCGCTGGA GGTGCTGGTGGGGAACCAATGGAGGTTAGTGTGCAGGTGGGAATGACTCCAGAGATCATCCAGAAG CTTCAAGATAAGGCTACTGTCCTTAccacagagagaaagaag AGAGGAAAGACCGTGCCAGAGGAGCTGGTCAGGGCTGAGGATCTGAGCAAGTACCGCCAAGTGGCTTCCCACGCT GGACTTCACAGTGCCAGTGTCCCAGGAATCCTGTGTATGGACCTCTGTCCTTCAGACACCAACAAAGTACTCACTG GTGGGGCTGATAAGAATGTTGTGGTATTTGATAAGAAGGAGGAGCAGATCATTGCCACTCTCAAGGGTCACACCAAGAAGGTCACCTCTGTCATCTACCACCCCTCCCAG TCTGTGGTGTTCTCTGCCTCTCCAGACAGCACCATCCGGGTGTGGTCTGTGACTGGGGGCAACTGTATCCAGGTGGTGCGAGCTCACGAGGCAAGTGTGACCGGGCTGTCACTTCACGCAACTGGGGACTACCTTCTCAGCTCTTCCGAAGACCAG taCTGGGCCTTCTCGGATATCCAAACTGGCCAAGTCCTTACCAAAGTCACAGATGAGGCTGCTGGTGTTG ctctGACTTGTGCTCAGTTCCACCCCGACGGTCTGATCTTCGGGACGGGAACCGCAGACTCTCAGATCAAGATTTGGGATCTGAAGGAGCGCACAAACGTGGCCAACTTCCCTGGCCACTCTGGCCCTGTCACCTCTATCGCCTTCTCTGAGAACGGATACTACCTGGCTACAG GTGCCCAGGACAGCTCTGTGAAGCTGTGGGATCTGAGGAAACTGAAGAACTTCAAGACCATCGCCCTGGACAACAACTATGAG GTTAAGTCTCTGGTGTTTGATCAGAGTGGTACATACTTGGCTGTGGGTGGATCCGACATCAGGGTGTACATCTGCAAGCAGTGGTCGGAGGTCCTCAACTTCAGCG ACCATTCTGGCCTAGTGACAGGGCTGGCATTCGGAGACAATGCTCAATTCCTTTCCTCCGCTGGAATGGACAGAAGCCTCAAGTTCTACAGCCTGTAG
- the LOC135527235 gene encoding uncharacterized protein LOC135527235, whose protein sequence is MSGWNEDLQIVCSGREFRLPVYSGSRIVTFTPSYPPGPRRVILENNNLKDPRFEWTKDRTLLLNDVTHRDQGLYSIKLSSGFTYETVRLTVSECIKTFRLGYGETFQHNIPKYVSVLEFSPRGSPSDSQTVLLWNRMDPETSEAGRGRLGSSGRVWVAERVTQADQGNYTLREENGKVISRSKLIVNGHNFNVTRFFKESLNLPLFLPVSHVHLIFTPSLHLSNPSNVPLESPYSRPVQLIKDGQIVDQDPRYWGLLSLRRNGTVNEVVITRLSAKHDGMYEIRDQGGNLVSSTILHVVDKTARWRAVLKSISVPSGMFVTLAGFILFMKRYPNCSLAMIINGLRGHHTPASNLPRVNVQDYSPPSLQPSGIYRVSKQIVTPKIWSPRPTHSGYMPVVVSAPQPSPEPVRTTRQQETDRLRVQTVTTHTPSEEETADGEREISFSIAGTSDCLHSSEDCFQFQIKKEGDKESKAKDYFSTLPLETCSVYTSEKLNFL, encoded by the exons ATGTCTG GTTGGAATGAAGACTTACAGATAGTGTGTTCTGGTCGAGAGTTCCGCCTGCCGGTCTACTCAGGGTCAAGAATCGTGACCTTTACCCCCAGCTACCCTCCAGGACCAAGAAGAGTGATTCTGGAGAACAACAac TTGAAGGACCCACGTTTTGAGTGGACGAAAGATAGGACGTTGCTGCTGAATGACGTCACACACCGTGACCAGGGGCTCTACTCTATCAAACTGTCCTCTGGATTCACCTATGAGACCGTTCGCCTCACTGTCTCAG AATGTATAAAAACCTTCCGTCTGGGCTATGGGGAAACCTTTCAGCACAACATCCCTAAATATGTCTCCGTGCTGGAGTTCTCTCCCCGGGGCTCCCCCTCTGACTCCCAGACGGTATTACTGTGGAACCGGATGGACCCTGAGACCAGCGAGGCGGGCCGGGGGCGGCTAGGGTCAagtgggagggtctgggtggcaGAGAGGGTGACCCAGGCAGACCAGGGAAACTACACCCTCCGAGAAGAAAATGGGAAAGTCATCTCCCGCAGCAAATTGATTGTCAATG GGCACAACTTCAATGTGACCCGCTTCTTCAAGGAATCTCTAAACCTTCCCctttttctccctgtctctcatgtCCACCTCATTTTTACCCCGTCACTCCACCTCTCCAATCCCTCCAATGTGCCCCTTGAGTCCCCGTACTCTCGCCCCGTGCAGCTGATCAAGGATGGCCAGATTGTGGACCAGGACCCCCGGTACTGGGGCCTCCTCTCTCTGAGGAGAAACGGGACTGTCAACGAGGTGGTCATCACCAGGCTGAGTgcaaagcatgatgggatgtatGAGATCCGAGATCAGGGCGGCAACCTGGTGTCATCCACCATTCTCCATGTGGTCg ATAAGACTGCTAGATGGAGAGCAGTTCTCAAGTCCATCAGCGTTCCTTCTGGCATGTTTGTGACTTTGGCTGGTTTCATCTTATTTATGAAGCGCTACCCTAACTGCAGCCTCGCTATGATAATCAACGGCCTAAGAGGTCACCATACACCGGCATCTAACCTTCCAAGAGTCAATGTCCAG GATTACAGTCCACCCAGTCTCCAGCCCTCTGGCATTTACAGGGTTTCAAAGCAGATTGTAACGCCAAAAATATGGAGTCCCAGACCTACACATTCG GGTTACATGCCTGTCGTGGTCAGTGCACCACAGCCCTCCCCTGAGCCAGTGAGGACAACGAGACAACAGGAGACAGATAGACTTAGAGTTCAGACTGTCACTACTCACACTCCTAGTGAAgag gaGACTgctgacggagagagggagatctCCTTTTCCATCGCTGGCACCTCAGACTGCCTCCACTCATCTGAAGACTGCTTCCAGTTCCAGATCAAGAaagagggagacaaggagagCAAAGCAAAAGACTACTTCTCCACACTTCCACTGGAGACTTGCAGCGTCTACACTTCTGAAAAACTCAACTTCTTATAG